The following are encoded together in the Populus trichocarpa isolate Nisqually-1 chromosome 5, P.trichocarpa_v4.1, whole genome shotgun sequence genome:
- the LOC18099019 gene encoding NAC domain-containing protein 82, translated as MGKKSSLPPGFRFHPTDVELVKYYLKRKVLGKKLHFQAIAEVEIYKYAPWDLPGKSCLRTGDLKWYFFCPTEKKYASGVRMKRSTDIGYWKSTGKDRSIQYKNEVVGMIKTLVFHTGRAPKGDRTDWVMYEYRLEEIELADKGIAQDGYVLCVIFKKGPGPNNGAQYGEPFKEEEWGDDDDDDEVEEVNFHKAILPAAMHTPAFMLPKNSNTSIAMSSYVPESTCTGLPVSCPSQTPTACTTLPMVSSNDVASTEDHQVVHEYVNGGEADSSAGISATAYQQPSNPKGSILASSSSYVPENMCYPAYIPSMDASQVEAPQIMDNGGDLLSPLAIFDNDNTENVDFGGIAEPETDIYQNLGDIASSGTGDYISNSQYLMDPTLLDSNVGFLELMDLDTPLYHS; from the exons ATGGGGAAAAAAAGTTCATTGCCTCCTGGCTTTAGGTTCCATCCAACTGACGTGGAACTGGTTAAATATTATCTGAAGAGAAAAGTTCTGGGGAAGAAACTCCATTTTCAAGCAATTGCAGAGGTTGAGATTTATAAATATGCTCCATGGGATCTTCCAGGTAAATCTTGCTTGAGAACTGGGGATCTAAAATGGTACTTCTTTTGCCCTACAGAAAAGAAGTATGCTAGTGGGGTAAGAATGAAGCGTTCCACTGATATTGGGTATTGGAAAAGCACTGGCAAGGATAGATCTATTCAGTACAAAAACGAAGTTGTGGGGATGATAAAAACTTTGGTTTTTCATACTGGTAGGGCACCTAAGGGGGACCGAACAGACTGGGTCATGTATGAATATAGACTTGAAGAAATAGAGTTGGCTGACAAAGGAATTGCTCAGGATGGTTATGTACTCTGTGTGATATTCAAGAAGGGACCTGGCCCAAACAATGGTGCACAATATGGAGAACCGTTTAAGGAGGAAGAatggggtgatgatgatgatgatgatgaggtggAGGAAGTGAATTTCCATAAAGCTATTTTGCCTGCTGCCATGCATACACCAGCATTTATGTTGCCAAAGAACTCAAACACGTCTATTGCAATGAGCTCATATGTGCCAGAGAGCACATGCACTGGACTGCCTGTCTCATGTCCTTCCCAAACTCCAACAGCTTGCACAACCCTTCCTATGGTTTCTAGCAATGATGTTGCTTCCACAGAAGATCATCAGGTTGTGCATGAGTATGTGAATGGTGGTGAAGCTGATTCTTCTGCTGGTATTTCAGCAACAGCTTATCAACAACCAAGTAACCCAAAAGGTTCCATCTTAGCAAGCTCTAGCTCATATGTGCCAGAAAATATGTGCTACCCTGCTTACATTCCTAGCATGGATGCTTCTCAAGTGGAAGCTCCTCAAATCATGGATAACGGTGGTGATCTTCTTTCGCCACTGGCTATCTTCGACAATGACAATACTGAG AATGTTGACTTTGGTGGGATTGCTGAGCCAGAGACTGACATATATCAGAACTTGGGAGACATTGCCTCTTCGGGAACTGGGGATTATATATCCAATTCCCAGTATTTGATGGATCCAACGCTCCTAGACAGTAATGTGGGCTTTTTGGAGCTGATGGATCTAGACACCCCACTCTATCATAGttaa